Proteins from a genomic interval of Drosophila melanogaster chromosome 2R:
- the CG46388 gene encoding uncharacterized protein codes for MCRKYHIFFALAPFMAISLAGGEPRKLIVFDTIECAIKSSVISKVVCQLYSRTEFTVFLTFGEKKHADKVFGACEVKLCPKSQKKITRINNLRLDFCQLKKHTESRSVLGMFYLALRRAVVNFPNKCPFKKNTTYGVNRFHFGWQDIPQYLPDTNYTLVGKIYANNELGLEIKVTGGYFEVANDSAYRKPLL; via the exons ATGTGTCGCAAATACCACATCTTTTTTGCTTTAGCTCCATTTATGGCTATTTCACTTGCCGGCGGGGAACCAAGAAAG CTCATAGTATTTGATACCATAGAGTGTGCAATCAAGAGCAGTGTCATCTCAAAGGTTGTGTGTCAGCTGTATTCCCGGACGGAATTTACTGTCTTTTTGACCTTTGGCGAAAAGAAGCATGCTGACAAGGTGTTTGGAGCTTGCGAAGTCAAACTCTGTCCAAAGAGTCAGAAAAAGATAACGAGGATAAATAACCTAAGATTGGACTTTTGTCAACTGAAGAAGCATACCGAATCGCGCTCAGTGCTGGGAATGTTCTACTTAGCACTTCGCAGAGCTGTAGTCAACTTTCCCAACAAGTGTCCCTTCAAAAAG AACACCACATATGGGGTAAATCGATTCCATTTTGGCTGGCAAGATATTCCGCAATATCTACCCGATACTAACTACACTCTTGTGGGAAAGATTTATGCCAACAATGAGTTGGGACTCGAGATCAAGGTGACTGGCGGCTATTTTGAAGTTGCCAACGATTCTGCCTATAGGAAGCCCCTACTGTGA